One window from the genome of Pyxicephalus adspersus chromosome 6, UCB_Pads_2.0, whole genome shotgun sequence encodes:
- the LOC140334371 gene encoding NACHT, LRR and PYD domains-containing protein 3-like — MGQTPSKYSGEDGEKIHELLSDLDFKEIKLIYEYFKHELIYIVKSIHVDHLLEFLSSRNILDKELYLQMEKDLEPFEFSEKLVGNLLDAGKEAVIGFWDAIYDHQLHCSSDNLYTQLREVDKLGDGLMQQIFLEINEHPLTSELKEIQKHHRQHLLEKNIPRPSGSTGKNEFYVSNRYMDMIASYVRPFNRPSEHKLIETARKHEEYLRNELETVPLNRLFSWCHMRKCTPHAVMVTGVPGIGKTTLLQKLVCDWANGKFYQRFSFIFFLKFQDLNKLENMSLESMILQEYPYLEDQLGNILQNPERLLFIFDGLDESVHEINFKSSQICHDIKQVGDVGAVVVGLVRQSLLKGCSLLFTSQPDKLAGTDISDFQRVLAIVGFLPKERQLYIERFFMNKGLSDQVFSFLKENGVLYTFCYNPSYCWIICTVLSMFFKDQPTNDHQIMSSPPKTLTQLFAAFIARVLSNTSLDKISTRSLLTSVGWMAEHGVMNHITKFDKQTLAQFDVDMTSKLLPTLMKESTSSPEPSFSFLHPITQEFLAAVVYYIDYSPENLQSSLEKAKSYKNNRGDLFISFLCGLSDNTTRTILEPYLGDLSSDAAQEVLPWLNEYITEFQTLEKEKHLNVFFNFFEIQNKDLVLECLGTFRKFDLGGVHLTPLDCSVLTFILQSCGETEEFHLNGCKLRIEDIRKFAPALHTVHYLDLVANNIGDDGMMLVGSALKHPKCKIQNLLLSDIGLTDRACSYLGPAITDNQTLRTLILSYNKLEGPHFGDLMTALSSPNCKLEELFLNNTHLTDSSCSALASGIRNNRSLKLLYLSWNYLIGPHFGDLMEALSNPNCTVEQLMLQDILLQDEHLPSVVLLSNNKNLTHLELSNNSLTGAATPYLRDLILQSPNLKEISLFSNHKVPYEDRRMLVNLKTQKPGLRVSID, encoded by the exons AGGACGGTGAAAAGATCCATGAGCTGCTGTCTGACCTTGACTTCAAAGAAATTAAACTAATCTATGAGTACTTTAAACATGAACTGATCTACATTGTGAAGTCCATACATGTAGACCACCTGCTGGAGTTCCTGTCCTCTCGGAATATCCTCGATAAGGAG TTATATCTTCAAATGGAGAAAGACCTGGAACCCTTTGAGTTCTCTGAAAAGCTGGTAGGAAATCTTCTGGATGCTGGAAAAGAGGCTGTCATAGGATTCTGGGATGCCATCTACGACCATCAATTACATTGTTCATCTGATAATTTATACACACAGCTAAGGGAAGTGGATAAACTGG GGGACGGTCTGATGCAACAGATTTTTCTGGAAATAAATGAACATCCTCTGACTTCAGAGCTGAAAG aaatacagaaacatcaCAGACAACAtctgttggaaaaaaatataccaaGACCCTCAGGGTCTAcaggaaaaaatgaattttatgttTCTAATCGCTACATGGATATGATTGCATCCTATGTCCGTCCTTTCAATCGACCATCTGAACACAAGCTTATAGAGACAGCAAGAAAACATGAAGAATACTTACGAAATGAGCTGGAAACTGTTCCTCTCAACAGGCTGTTCAGTTGGTGCCATATGAGAAAGTGTACACCACATGCCGTGATGGTGACTGGTGTGCCAGGAATAGGGAAAACAACGCTATTGCAAAAGCTGGTTTGTGACTGGGCAAATGGCAAATTCTATcagagattttctttcattttcttcctaaaattcCAAGATCTCAACAAGCTAGAAAATATGAGTTTAGAGTCAATGATTCTTCAGGAATATCCATATCTAGAGGATCAACTTGGGAACATTTTACAGAATCCAGAAAGACTACTCTTCATCTTTGATGGGCTGGATGAAAGTGTTCATGAAATAAATTTCAAATCATCCCAGATATGCCATGATATAAAACAAGTAGGAGATGTTGGGGCAGTTGTGGTTGGTTTGGTTAGACAATCTCTACTCAAGGGCTGCTCTTTGCTATTCACCAGCCAACCTGACAAATTAGCGGGAACAGATATCAGTGATTTCCAGAGAGTACTGGCGATTGTTGGATTCCTTCCGAAGGAAAGGCAGCTTTACATTGAAAGATTCTTCATGAACAAAGGACTATCAGACCAGGTTTTCAGCTTTTTGAAAGAGAACGGTGTGCTGTACACATTCTGTTACAACCCATCATACTGCTGGATCATCTGCACCGTGCTATCAATGTTCTTCAAAGACCAACCAACCAATGATCACCAAATTATGTCATCACCACCCAAGACTCTGACACAACTCTTTGCAGCTTTCATAGCCCGTGTTCTGTCCAATACCAGTCTGGATAAAATTAGCACTCGTAGTCTGTTGACATCTGTTGGGTGGATGGCAGAACATGGAGTTATGAACCACATTACCAAATTTGATAAACAGACCCTGGCACAATTTGACGTGGACATGACCtcaaaacttttgccaacttTGATGAAGGAATCCACAAGCTCCCCTGAGCCATCTTTCTCCTTTCTACATCCCATCACCCAAGAGTTTTTAGCTGCCGTTGTCTATTATATAGATTATTCTCCTGAAAACTTACAAAGTTCACTTGAAAAAGCCAAATCCTATAAAAATAACCGTGGAGATCTTTTTATCTCGTTTCTTTGTGGCCTCTCTGATAACACCACCAGGACCATTTTAGAGCCTTATTTGGGTGACTTGTCTTCTGATGCTGCCCAGGAAGTCCTTCCCTGGCTTAATGAATACATTACAGAATTTCAAACCTTGGAAAAAGAAAAGCACttgaatgtatttttcaatttttttgaaatacaaaataaggaTTTAGTTTTAGAATGTCTTGGAACATTTAGAAAGTTTGACTTGGGTGGTGTCCACCTGACCCCTCTGGACTGCTCTGTGCTGACTTTTATACTACAGTCTTGTGGAGAAACAGAAGAATTTCATTTAAATGGGTGTAAGCTTCGGATTGAGGATATCAGAAAATTTGCACCTGCTCTACACACGGTTCATTACTTGGA CCTTGTCGCCAATAACATTGGAGATGACGGAATGATGTTGGTGGGTTCAGCATTAAAACATCCCAAATGCAAGATACAGAATCTGCT GTTGTCAGATATTGGACTAACAGACCGTGCATGCTCGTATTTAGGACCTGCAATCACTGATAACCAGACCCTCAGAACACTTATATTGTCTTACAACAAACTGGAGGGGCCCCACTTTGGCGACCTGATGACAGCACTGTCCAGTCCAAACTGTAAATTGGAGGAATTGTT TTTGAATAACACACATCTGACGGACAGTTCTTGCTCTGCCTTGGCATCAGGAATACGAAATAACCGATCTCTGAAATTACTCTACTTATCATGGAATTATCTGATTGGTCCTCATTTTGGTGACTTGATGGAGGCTTTGTCCAATCCAAACTGCACAGTAGAACAATTGAT GCTGCAAGATATTTTGCTACAAGATGAACATCTTCCATCAGTGGTACTTTTGAGCAACAATAAGAACCTCACACATCTGGAGCTGAGCAATAACAGCCTTACGGGTGCTGCAACCCCTTACCTCCGAGATCTCATCCTGCAATCACCCAACCTGAAGGAAATCAG CCTCTTTTCTAATCATAAGGTGCCCTATGAAGACAGAAGAATGTTGGTAAATCTGAAAACTCAGAAACCAGGCCTTCGTGTTTCCATTGATTGA